GGCGGCGACCACCTCGTGGCCGATGGCGGTGGTGGTCGACGGGGAGCCGTCGAAGCCACCGTAGAGGAGGGAGAGGCCCCGGCCCGCGGCCGCGGATTCGGTGCACTGGGAATGGAAGTAGACGAAGCCGCGGGCGTCCGCGGCGCCGGCGGCGCCGATCTCGGCCTCACCGCAGGAGCGGCAGCAGGTGAAGTCCTCCCGGGCCGTGATGCCGCCCGCCTCCAGGGCGGCGAAGGCGCGGGCCAGGCGCTCCGGGTCGGTCTCGCCGATCCAGCCGGTCTGCTCGCCGACGCGCTCCAGCCAGAGCCGGTCGGCGAGTTGCTCCGCCTGGGCGCGCGAGACCGGCCGGCGGCCGTCCGAAACCAGGAACTCCTCGGCCTCCTCCGCGAGCCGGGCCCGGTCGGTGTAGCCACAGGCCAGGCTCAGCCGCAGCCGGTCCTCCAGCTCCCGCCGCGCGCCCGCCGCCAGCTCCAGCGGCGGTACGGGCTCCGGGGCCGGGCCCATGTCGAGCGACGCCCAGCCCAGACCGTCACCCCAGCCCGCGGCACCTCGCGCCCACGCCGTCATCACCTGAGCCA
The genomic region above belongs to Streptomyces sp. 1331.2 and contains:
- a CDS encoding DUF6891 domain-containing protein encodes the protein MLAITVQTNDGQRCFRPSADELAGLVRRIGAEDDRFLVVERIPDLPDVYIQVWHAAGGDYTLEHRDGSAERHFEVRLDGPGQVAQVMTAWARGAAGWGDGLGWASLDMGPAPEPVPPLELAAGARRELEDRLRLSLACGYTDRARLAEEAEEFLVSDGRRPVSRAQAEQLADRLWLERVGEQTGWIGETDPERLARAFAALEAGGITAREDFTCCRSCGEAEIGAAGAADARGFVYFHSQCTESAAAGRGLSLLYGGFDGSPSTTTAIGHEVVAALAAVGLPAVWDGDASHAIEIRPLLWRRRLGG